CTTCCAAGCAGCCTTTACCTCGGTCAGGCCCTGGCGTGCATAGAGCGGTAACTGGTCCAGGTAAAACTCCAACCCCGTTGGTACCGGCTGGAAGCGGCTGGCATTATCCGATGGCGACTGCGCTGGAGGTGGTGATTCACCCTTGCGATTGGCGTAGCGGATATATTTCCTGACTGCCTGCTCCTGGGTATCGGAATCGAAGTAACCGAACTGCTTGATGTAATCGAAATAGGACCGTCCCAGGGTAACTTCGACGCGTAAATATTCTTTATGCTGGTCCACCACCGGGCCCGTCGGCACATTGGCACTGGTGTAGGGCTGGTTGATACCCGGTGCAAAAGAGGTGCCGTATTGATAGTTGCCGTTGTAACAGGGAGGCGTGCTGATCCTAACAAGGCCACTGGTGTCGGGCTTCCCCCAATGTACTGGCCACTGCTGGGGTGGCACAAATACCGTTTCCGGCGACATATAGGTTTCCCAAACCACCAGATCATCGGGAAGCGGCAAGTTGGTGATCGGCGCTAACCTGGCTTTGGGATCAGGTTGGCCACGCAGGCCATTCTCTTTGTAGGGCCAGTTGAGAGCAATAAAACTGCGCCAGGCAAACTCGTATACCTCCCGCTGGCTGGGCTCTCCAGAGAGGCTTGGATGGATTCTGGAAGGTGGGAAGCGCTGGTCCACATCGAAGGGCATAATCCAGGGCTTGCCCGGCAAAGGTGGTGCAGAGTGGGTAACAGCGGAACCGAACAACAAGGTCAGTGCAATACCCGCTACCAACTTGGATGTGTCCATTTCTACGACTCCATGGCTTCCCTACCGCTCAACCATTCACTAAGCGTAGACTTCCCCAAAATCAATTTCGCCACACCGGGCAAAAGCAGCGAAGTTACGCTGAATGCTCCGCCCAATAACCCAACTATCAGTCCCCATAGATTCCATGCTGGGTAATTCCTCCAGAGGCAGCCCCAAAGCCCGGTGGAAGGTAACTACGTTCAGCACAAACACGGTTACCGCCACAAGCGTCACGTACTTCCCCACAGGAAAGCCTGTAAAAACAAGTTGCTTGAACCACACCTCACTCAAGCGGGATGGATCGGTCACTATCCGATGAAGCGCATCAAATATGGCTTCGGGAAGATTGGAATTACTATAGTGCCTGCCTTCCACCTGATAGGGAGATAATGCCTTCTTTCGCTCCCCACAAAAATCACAGTCGAATGCAGCACGTACCTCCCTGGCCATGGTAACGTGCTTCTTCGCAGTTCATCAGTTGCCGGTATTTTCACTAAACTGCCAAACCCTAACATTTGCCTCCCACAAATTTTCACGGACAGGGTATGGTGACTTAGAATAATCAAATAGCATTGTTTAAACACACTCCAGTGACTAATGAATTCAATGCTTGTTATGGCGTCCTGAAAAAGAGCCTGGTGTAACGCCATGATTCCACCACCGTTAAAAGGGGAATTATTTTTAAACAAAACAAGGATTTTTTAAAAATCCATCCGCAGTAGCCTAAAAAAGTTCAGGCACCATTAATGTACTTGACAAACATACCCCTTCACGGGAGATCATCCACAAACACCCTAAATAGATTGACCGGGAACTATGGCTAAAAAAGCAATTATTATTGGTGCGACCGGGCTGATTGGCAGCCATCTTATTGAACAACTGGTGCAGGATGATTCTTTTGATGAAATAGTCACCCTAACCCGCCGCAGCGCGCCCTTTTCCCACCCTAAAGTTCACAATGAAGTGGTGGATTTTGAGCGCCTGGAAGAGCACGCAAACCTGTTCCGTGGCGACCTGCTCTTCTCCTGTCTGGGCACAACAAAAAAGCAGGCAGGCGGTCTGGAGCGGCAATACAAGGTGGATGTGGAGTATCAATTCCGTGCGGCACAGTTGGCTGCCGATAACGGGGTATCCCATTACCTGCTGGTATCCTCCAGTGGAGCCAATCCTAAAAGTAGCAGCGCCTATTTGCGCATGAAAGGCGAACTCGAACAGAAAGTACTGACCCTGCCTTTTACCCGCATCAGTATTTTCCGCCCCTCGCTACTCCTGGGGGAGAGAGGGGAATCACGCCCTGCCGAAAAAATAGGCGCTGTATTGCTACCCTGGGTCTGCCGACTCCCCGGACTACGCCAATATCGCCCCATTAGCGGCGCCCAGGTGGCGGAAAAAATGATAAACGTTTGTAATAAAACGGGTACAGGCATAGAAACCTTCACCCTGGACGAACTGTTTTACACCTGATTATTCTTTGCCTTTCCAAGCCATCCAGACTGGCGAATGGCGCCCCAGCAGCACAGACTATCTGTATAGGTACACACTTTCCGGTGAGCACTATGTTGTTGTTTGTGCGCCATCTCACCCCTCTACTATCCCTCTATTGGGCCCTGCTTTCGCTATCCGCAACGGCGGACTGTCGCCTGGATCGACAGGAACAGAAACGGTGTGGTCCGGGCCAGTGTACTCGCAACAGTGACGGCCAGGTCTATTGCGCGTATCACTTTGGAGGCGGAGCTCTACGTGATTTGAACGGCAATATTGCCTGTGGTGTAGGTTTTTGCGTCAGGGACTATCTGGGTAAAATCTGGTGCTCAAAGCACAAAGGTGGGCTCGCGGGACGCAATAGCAAGCAAAAAGTTGAATGCCAGGGAGGTTGCGCACGGGGAACGGCAAAATTATGTGTGCCCGGGCACTGAGGAATCGCCCCATATGACACAGAAAATCACCGGACTGCGGCAACTGCTTGAACAAATTGAATCGAGTAGCCAGCACACTGCGCGTATCTCCCTGCAGCTTGTACTGGAGGCAATCGGGCCCAGGTCTTATGCGCCCTTCCTGCTGTTAGTGGGGTTGATCCTGTTTTCTCCACTGAGTGGCGTGCCTGGCTTGTCTACTGCCATGGCCTCACTCCTGCTGCTGGTAGCCATCCAGCTGTTACTGGGGCGCAAACATGTATGGCTACCACAATGGTTGCTAAACCGCTCCATCTCCCATAAAAAGTTAAATGCAACCCTACGCTGGATGCGAAGGCCGGCGGCCTTTGCCGACCGCTGGATGCAGCCGCGCCTTGACTTCCTGGTACGACGCAGTGGTACTTTCGCGATAGGCACTATTTGCTCACTGATTGCTCTGACTATGCCCCTGATGGAATTTGTGCCCTTCTCGGCAACTACTGCCGGATTTGCACTCACCATCTTTGGCCTGGCCCTGGTTACCCACGATGGACTATTAGCCCTGATTGCATTTGTTTTTACCGGTCTACTCACCTGGCTTCTCGCCCACGCCCTACTTTGACAAACATTGGTGTATCCGCACTACTACTCTGCTCACTGGCATCATAGCTTCAAGTTTTTTACTTTTAATTAATACCTTGAGATAAACCCAGTATAAGATTTATGCATGAATGGATCAGTATAAAAATTAGACTTTAAATCGATAAATAAGGAGCATAACTTTTTATGCAGTGCTCCAGCTAAGCTCATCCATTCACTTGAATCGTATCCAAAGCCCCCATTACCCATAGCCTATGTAGGTGCACATAGCAGCTATGGCTAACAATTAGACAGTAGTCACAATAGCTGGCCTATCAAAGCCTTATGCACACCCTTTTAATGTCACCATATGCCAGCCTGAATACCCTTTTCTTCTCAGCCGGGAGGCTGGTGTTAGTCTTGACCGAGAGGATAGGCGAGCAAAGCTTCCTTAAGTTCATCTGTTAAGGGTTCTGCACGCTTAGCATCATAGTTAAAATAAACATGTACCGTTTTACCGGACGCAACCCGCTTTTCGCTTTGCCACGCCTCCTGGTATACGTCAAATGAGCTTGATCCAACGCGAGATATACCTGTACGTATCTCAACATCCTGACCGTAGAAGATCTCCCCGTGAAATTCTATTTCAAAACGGGCAAGAATCAGTTTCCACTTTTGTATATCTAAATTAGGTGTGAACAACTCAAAAATAGGGTTACGCGCACCTTCAAACCAGATAGGCAACATGGTGTTATTGATATGACCTAACGCATCCGTGTCAGAAAAGCGTGTTTTTATCGACTCTACAAACATATTTCACCGGCACATAACATACATTAATAATGCACACAGCATGACATGGCTTTTACAGAAATCAACTCGTGAATAGATTGATCTAACGAAACGAAAAAGTTGCTATTGACCCTTGGTGTTGACATTCCTAGAATTGAATGCTTGACGTATAACTTCAGCAGTTTAATTGGACTACCCGTATGACAGATTTTATCGAAGTATATGATGGCGCCCTTCCTTTGGATTTCTGTCAGAAAATTATCGAAACATTTGAGAAAAGTCCAGGCAGGCAGGTACAGGGAGTAACAGGAGGGGGTGTTGATCCTTCGAAAAAACTCAGTAAGGATATCCATTTAAACCAACACCCTGAATTTAAAGATATCTTAGCCAAAACTGTCGACTACACCTCAGAGCATATAGCCCATTACTTTAAAAAGTACTATTTTTTACTCATAGGCACCTTTGGCCTTACTGTCATTCATCCCAAAACGGGCAAACCGGTTACGCTCATTCAAGACAACTATGAAGAAGTGGGCGCACCTCAAGCGCACATTTTGATACAACAGTTATTCCGCATAGGACATATCAACGCCCAAAAGTATAATAAGGGTGAAGGCGGCTACCCCTATTGGCACAGTGAAATTTTCCCTCAAACACCCCACAATGAGGCACTGCATCGCGCCCTATTGTTTATGTTTTATCTCAACGATGTCGATGAAGGTGGACATACTGACTTTTACTACCAAAACAAAACAGTAAAGCCGAAAGCTGGCCGGATGGTGATTGCGCCAGCTGGCTTTACTCATACCCACAGAGGTAACGTACCTGAATCAGGTGATAAGTATATTTTAACCTCCTGGGTCTTATTCAATCGGGCCGAACAGATATACGGTGTGAACCAATAATTAAACAAATAAGGCCAGTTTTTCTGGCCTTTCCATACTTGCCACAATTTATCTATCATAATCTCATTTGTCGTACCAAGACATAAGTACGTTTTTATCCTTCCCACCAGCAACGGGCACGTCACTGATACAGCTCAGTTAATCCATCACTTCTTTCAGTCGAACACCTATCTCTGAACACTAAAGTGGCAAGTACTTTGTATTGGCGCAATCAGGGCCCCAACCATTTAGTTGACCTCAGCATTACTTTAACGGGCAGATGACCTATATCAACTGTTGAATTTATACGGGGCTTTATTGTTGCGTCTTTCAAGGAGAAACCTAACACTATGAGTCGCCCGCTGAGGTTGCTATTTATGGAGGAATATCAGCCGCCATTATAGAATTTATTCTGGGATATTGCCCTCGGTAAATCCCGGGAATGACCAACGCCTGCTGCTGATGTGGGACTCATTTGCTACAGTCATGACGGTGATAATGCCCACAATGATGTAGCTGGCAATTGCCAGTATTT
This DNA window, taken from Microbulbifer sp. GL-2, encodes the following:
- a CDS encoding exopolysaccharide biosynthesis protein; its protein translation is MTQKITGLRQLLEQIESSSQHTARISLQLVLEAIGPRSYAPFLLLVGLILFSPLSGVPGLSTAMASLLLLVAIQLLLGRKHVWLPQWLLNRSISHKKLNATLRWMRRPAAFADRWMQPRLDFLVRRSGTFAIGTICSLIALTMPLMEFVPFSATTAGFALTIFGLALVTHDGLLALIAFVFTGLLTWLLAHALL
- a CDS encoding NAD-dependent epimerase/dehydratase family protein, encoding MAKKAIIIGATGLIGSHLIEQLVQDDSFDEIVTLTRRSAPFSHPKVHNEVVDFERLEEHANLFRGDLLFSCLGTTKKQAGGLERQYKVDVEYQFRAAQLAADNGVSHYLLVSSSGANPKSSSAYLRMKGELEQKVLTLPFTRISIFRPSLLLGERGESRPAEKIGAVLLPWVCRLPGLRQYRPISGAQVAEKMINVCNKTGTGIETFTLDELFYT
- a CDS encoding thioesterase family protein, producing the protein MFVESIKTRFSDTDALGHINNTMLPIWFEGARNPIFELFTPNLDIQKWKLILARFEIEFHGEIFYGQDVEIRTGISRVGSSSFDVYQEAWQSEKRVASGKTVHVYFNYDAKRAEPLTDELKEALLAYPLGQD
- a CDS encoding 2OG-Fe(II) oxygenase, with protein sequence MTDFIEVYDGALPLDFCQKIIETFEKSPGRQVQGVTGGGVDPSKKLSKDIHLNQHPEFKDILAKTVDYTSEHIAHYFKKYYFLLIGTFGLTVIHPKTGKPVTLIQDNYEEVGAPQAHILIQQLFRIGHINAQKYNKGEGGYPYWHSEIFPQTPHNEALHRALLFMFYLNDVDEGGHTDFYYQNKTVKPKAGRMVIAPAGFTHTHRGNVPESGDKYILTSWVLFNRAEQIYGVNQ